GTATGAGGCCTCTGGCAGGCTCCAACAGGTGTCACAGAAGAGACCATTGGGATTTTAGAGCAAAGACATGTCCTCTTCTGAAGATAACTATTCTCCTTTTGAAAAACAGCTTCtgggccgggtgccgtggctcacgcctgtaatcccaacactttgggaggctaaggccaaggcggatcacctgaggtcacgtgttcaagaccagcctggccaacatagtgaaaccccgtctctactaaaatacaaaaattagccgggcatgatggcaggtgcctgtaatcccaactactcaggaggctgtggcaggagaattgctggaacccgggaggcggaggttgcagtgagccaagatggcgccattgcgctccagcctgggtgacaagagtgaaactctgtctcaaaaacaaaaaagagaaaaggccgggtgtggtggctcacgcatataatcccagcactttgggaggccaaggagggcagatcacaaggtcagaagttcaagaccagcctggccaatatggtaaaaccctatctctactaaaaatacaaaaattaaccaggcgtggtagcaggcgcctgtagtcccagctacttggagggctgaggcaggagaataacttgaacccaggaggcgggggttgcagtgagccgagatcaggccactgcattccagcctggatgacagagcaaggctctgtcaaaaaaaaaaaaaagaaaggaaggaagaaaggaagaaggaaggaagaaagaaagaaaaagaaagagggagagaaagaaagaaagaaagaaagaaagaaagaaagaaagaaagaaagaaagaaagaaagaaagaaagaaagaaaggaaagaaagaaagagagagagaaagaaggaaggaaggaaagaaagaaaaagaaagaaagaggaaagaaagaaagagaaaaagaaagaaagaaagaggaaagaaagaaagagaaaaagaaagaaagaaagagaaagaaagaaagaaagaaagaaaaagaaagaaagaaagaaagagaaagaaaggcaggaagagaaagagagaaaaaaaaaaggaaaacagcctCTGGCTTGCTGTTGGACCCTAGAAAAGACTAAATGTGTCACATTTTCCCACAGGATGTGAGTTGCCCATCTGAAACTAGACGGTAACCAACCCAACACAGGATACACGTGATGTGTGCCACAGCACCGTGATCAGGTGGAAGGGGGCCACATGAGCTCAGACTTGAGTGGCTCCTGAAGTCAGTTGCATAAGCAGATGGCCCAGACTCCTGTGGCACCCCCTTCGCTGCAGAGCTCCTCCCCCTCCATCCACACGAATGATCTCATAGGAGTCCCTTATGACCAGCTGACCAAGGAAGAAAAAACTCCAGGCCTGTTTTACGTATGGCTCTGCTGGCATCGCCTGAAAGTGGGCAGCCAGAGCTGTAGCCCCAGGAAGGGTGGCCTTGAAGTGTCTGGGGACAGACCTGCAAACCGTGTACCTGGTTGTTCACTTTATATAGAAGGAGAGATGGTGAGAGATGTGGCTCTACACTGACTCATTGGCAGGACCCAATGACCTGTCCGGAGCTTGGAAGGAACACTACCGGACGATTAATCCAAGGTCTCGGGAAGAGGCATGAAGGCGAATCCCTTTTAATGGGCACAAGGGAGGAGATAGTTCTTTGTATCCCATGTAAATACTGGCCGCCAGTCAGCCTCACAGAGAAGGCTCTCACTAAACAGGTGGACCGGATGACCTATTCCGTGGATGACGCTCAGCCTGTTTCTCTGGCCACCTGGTTTCCCGTGAGCTCAGCCATGTGAGCTTCCCCCGGCCAAGGCGGATCCATCTACAATCACTGTTGAGATCCTACAGGCCCATGATGGGACATCATTCCCCAGGGGACCGCCAGCCACCTCGTGCGTGGCAGGTTGATTTCCTTGGACTAATTCCACTGTGGAAGGGGCAGAGATTTGTTTTTTCTGGAATAatcacttgttttgttttgtgtttttgagatgaagtctcgctgtgtcgcccaggctggtagttgggattacaggagcgccccaccacgcccggctaatttttttttttgtatttttagtagagacagggtttcatcatgttggtcaggctggtcctgacgtcgtgatccgcctgccttggcctcccaaagtgctgggatgacagacgtgagtgctgggatgacagacatgagccaccgcacccggccaatcaCTCGTTTTGAATATGGATTTGTCTTCCTTGCCTACAATGCTTCCTCCAGAACCCCCATCCGTGGGCGTATGGGACCTTACAGGTCATTACTGTGCTCCCTGCGCGTTGCTGCTGATCAAGAAACTTAGTTTTCCACAAATGCGATGGACCCATAGGTTTGTACCCACTGAATTCTCTGTCTTGCCAAGTTCCCCATCATCCTAAGCAAGGAACAATTTTTGGACACATCGCCGCCTTTCCATGGCAGGCGATGACACGTTGTGGGACTACAGGATGAAGTGTAGGCTCTGAACCATCAAGCCCTGAGCCCACCGGCACAGAGGGGATCACGGCACCGGCTGAGGTGGCTGGCCCTGACTCCAGGAGAAAGTGGGTTGCTATGATGCAATGGGAGACCCGTGCCTAGAATCCAGGAGATTCTCTGACGCATCCCTTAGCACTCCGGTGTCCCATGGTAAAAATTCATAAGAAACTACAGCAATGCAAAAGAGGCAGCCCCACCCAGGGCACAGATCCTTCGAGAATGAAGGCCTACATCCTGGTTAGtagtaaccccatctctactaaaaatacaaaaaatcagcctggcatggtggcacatgcctgtagtcccagctactcgggaggctgaggcaggagaatcgcttgaaccagggaggcggaggttacagtgagctgagattgccccactgcactccagccagggtgacagagccagactccgtctcaaaaacaacaacaacggccgggcgcggtggctcaagcctgtaatcccagcactttgggaggccgagacgggtggatcacgaggtcaggagatcgagaccatcctggctaacacggtgaaaccccgtctctactaaaaaaatacaaaaaaatagccgggcgaggtggtgggcgcctgtagtcccagctactcgggaggctgaggcaggagaatggcgtgaacccgggaggcggagcttgcagtgagctgagatccggccactgcactccagcctgggcgacagagcgagactccgtctcaaaaaacaacaacaacaacaacaacaacaacaacaacaaagaaggcCTGGATCACCTCACCAGACCAAGAACAGTGACAAGCTGAGATGGCAGGAGGGCAAAGGCAATGGGAATGCCGGGGAAAGGAGGCCTTATCTGCCCAGCTGGAGTCACAGGAACAAGGCTCGCGGCGGTTACGTGTGCTTTCATCCCTGCTTTGGTGTGAATACATGGTACATATTACTGagttctttttccttccctcctcccattcCTAGTCTATCTGATGTGTGTTCGTAGCTGTCAGCCGTATACCTAGCATTTAAGGTACAGAATGTGCAAGGCAGGTGTGGCTTAGGAAGGAGAGAGATGGACATGACCCAGATGTGGATAAAGGGACAAATGGgaacgggtgcagtggctcatgcctgtaatcccagcactttgggaggccgaggcgggtgtatcacttgaggtcaggagtttcagaccagcctggccaatatggtgaaatcccctgtctctactaaaaatacaaaattagctgggttcggtgggcgcctgtaatcccagctccacaggagactgaggcaggagaaacagttgaacccgggaggcggaagttgcagtgagctgagatcgtgccactgcactccagcctgggtgacagaactagactccatctaaagaaaaaaatatatataaacggctaaagataaattttatattatgcacgttttatcacaatttaaaaaatgatcctggaattaaatattttttaaaaagcaaaagtgaCTTGAAATATACACACCAACACACCTACACCCACCCCCCAGCCAGTGTCATCTGTTCAGCCATCCCGTGGAATCAAGCGTTGGGGAAATTCCAGATTCAAGAGATGCATTCGAGGCTGAACAATAGGAAGTTTTGTCTGGAAGTAGCTGCTTCTGATAAAAAGTTTCGGAAACATGGTCTCCCCCAAACAGAAGACCCCAGATCTCTCAGACTTGAGAAAGCAAAGAGTTTTGTACCAGTTTTGCACCAGTCCCAGGGGAAACTGTGACGAAGTTGGATTGGATCTGAAGACATATTTGAGTTTGGTTTGCACAGGCGTGCCAGTGGCAGGCCCAGAGGAAAAGCCCGCACGTGACCTCAGTGTTCAGCGTGACTTCAACTCTGGTCTCCCTCTCTGGATGCCCCAGAGCAGGAGTGAGCTTCCCGCCAGGCCCCTGAGGGTCCGACAGTCATCCTGGCAGCTGTTCTCAGGCTGTCTCTGGCTGCCCAAGCCACCCTCGCTGAGGACCGACCTAGGGTTTGCAGGTGTCTGCTGCCACAATAATCCACGAAGAAGGCAAGGGCAGTGGTGAGCTGAAGACAAGACCCCTCAAAGCAAGGTGGGAGGGAATTCTCaaaattctttctcttccctgtaATGTTTCTTGGGGTCACCCCCCAAATAAAGTCCTTGCACCTCTCCACTAAAAGATTAAGTCTTGTTAAAAGAGCATCCGCATGGCAAACTGACAATTGCGTGAGCGGccacctccttctccttctccttcaggTCTCAGTGCAAGCATCATCTCTGTAGAGGAGCCTCCAGCCCCACGCCAGCTAATCAGGCCTGGCCATCCCCCTGGATTAGTTTCTTGTGGCTGCTATGACAAATGACAcacacttagtggcttaaacaacacaagtAACTCTAGTAAGAGTTCCAGAAATCAGAGGcctaaagtcaaggtgttggcagggctggttctttctggaggctctgttCTGGAGGCTCTGTTTCTGGTTCTTTCTGGAGCTTGTTCCCTTGTCCTCTCCAGTTTCTAGAGGCAGCCTGCATTCTTTGGCTAGTGGCCCCTTCCTCACATCAACACATGGCCCACTACTCATTCTGATCTCCTGTCTCCTTCTTACAAGGACCCTTGTGATGACATGGGGCCCACATGGATAATCCACGATGATGCTCTCATCTCAAGACTCTTCATCCCATTTGCAAAGTCCCTTTGGCCAGGGTAAAgtcacatgttctcaggatctggAGATTAGGACATCAACATCTTTAGGGGCCACTATTCAGCCCACCTCCCATTCCTCCCTGCCTACCACCTAAGTTTTTGCCACTAAGCCTGTTTGGTTTTCTCAATGCACTAATCACAGGTTGGAGTTCTTGTGTTCAGTTGTTTCTATTTATCACCTGCTCCCCATGCCCTGTGTCTGGTTCTTCCACAATTCTTTTCCTAGCACCAACATTGCTGGTGTTCAGTAAAAATGTGTTGAATTCAGGtaagaatgaatggatgggtggatgggtgagtgggtgggtggaaggctagatggatgaatggatggattgatagatacatggatggattgatgatagataaatggatggattGATGAGTGGAttgatgggtggatagatggatggtttgctgggtggatggatggatgggtcgATGGATGGATGGtctgatggatggatggatggatggatgcatggatggatggatagatggatagatggatggatggatggatggatggatggatggatggatggatggatggatggtctggtggatggatgaatggatggatggtctggtggatggatggatggatggatggatggatggatggatggatggatggatggatgcatggatggatgagtagGTAGATGGGTAGTTGGGTGGGTAGATgagtgggtggatagatggacagatggacaaaTTAACAAATGAATGGTCTACCATATGCAGGACAGAGGAAAATGTGGACTTTTCCTGAGATTCCCAAGATGCACCTTCCAGCACAGAAAGGCCCAGCCTAGTGGAGGAGGGGAACAGAGCGGAAGGAGAGGGATCCCTTTCACTATTAGGAAAGACAGCTAGGCCTTGGTTCAACCtttattttttagacaaagtctcactctctcacccagcctggggtgctgtagtggcgagatctcggctcactgcaacctctacctcctaggttcaagtgattcttatgcctcagtctcccaagtagctgggactacaggtgtgtgcaaccatgcccggctcattttttgtatttttagtataaaaggggtttcacgatgttggccaggctggtcttgaactcctgaattcagtcaatccacccgcctcagcctcccaaagtgctaggattacaggtgtgagccaccacgccagccgaATGGCCCTGCACACCTTCTTCATTGCAGGTGCGTTTTACTGTGTTTCCTTTGACCTGGTCTGCCTCTCTGTTGGACATCAGCTCCCGGAGGGCAGGGACCTCGCCTGTCCTGTTCATCAGCGCggaccacagtgcctggcacccagcagTGCTCAGGAAATAGCTGCAGTCTTTACTGAGGATGGTGCTGGCTGCAGAGGGCCACAAGGACTGGTTCACACCCGCCCCCTTGTCCAGGGAGCAGCAGGGCAACCGTAGGCAACAGAAGCACCTGGTAGGGAGACATCTCTGCGGTCTCCTTCCCCCAAGGACCCCCCAACAGAGGAGGGTCCAGGCCTGCAACCTCAGGAGGGGACATGGGGAGAGGCGTAGGACCATGAGGCCCTTGGCAGAGGATGATTAAAAACAACGTTCTactgggagggcaggggaggacTCCTGACGGCAAGTGGTGGCTGTTTAGAAAGTGAAGGCTGGACGAGCAGGGGCCATACCCCATTCTCAGCGTCAGCCAGAGCCCTGAGCCTCGCTGGGAGGGAATGGCACCAGCAGGACGCCTGGAGCAGGGAGCGGCGTTGCTGAGGTGCACGAAGAGCTCTTCCTCCAGGCGTCCGATCCCTCCTTGCTGTAACCCTGTGGGTCATTACCGTTTCCCATCTGACAGCTGAGGAAACCAAGGTCCCCGGTGGAAAGAAAACTGTCCAAGGTCACCCAAGCCTGGAGGCAGCACGGGAACTCCTTGCACTGGACCTCCGGGtacccccccacacaccccaccacTCCCCCGGAGGGCGGGGAGAGACCCCCAGGGTGGCTGCTGCAGACTGCACGTTTGtggccccaccccctgcccctgccccgctGCCCCACTGCCctgaattcatatgttgacatcTAATCTCCGGTGTGAGGTGGGGCGTTTGGGAGAAGAGCGGGTTATGAGGGTGGGGCCTCATAATGGCATTAATGCCCCACTAAAAGAGGCCCCATCGAGCTTCCTCGCCTGCCTGAAAGGGGTCACCACATGGGGATGCAGTGAGAGGCTGGGTCCTCACCAGACGCTGAATTTGTGggtgccttgatcttggccttccaGCCCCCACAGCCATGGGAAGAAACGCCTGCACCGATAAGCCCCCAGTCTGCGGTACTGCGTCAGAGCAGCCGGACACACCAAGCCCACGGTAAGGGGACTCCACAAACCCAGGCCAGGACGACCTTCCCGTTTACAAGCGCCTCTCGCTTATTTTGAGAGAAACAAATTTCCATACCAAATAAGGTGGTGGACTTAAGAGCCTCTGCCCACTTCACACAATTCCTTTTAAGTGTCCAAATGCAATTACACTTGGAACTCGCCGGGATTCAGCCTCCCCCGGCCACCCCATGTAAACAAACGTTCCAGCTGGGCCCCAGCTGGCTGCCCTGGAGAAGAGGGGACGGGTCACCACCCTGCCTGCTGCCTCCAGCCTCTCTCTCAGCCTCAGGCATGGCCCGTGAGCCTCCAGGATCCCAGAGTCCCTCCTCAGCCCATCCCTGAAAAACAGACCCCAGGAGGCCAGCTGGGTCATGCGGGAAGCAGCGCGAGACTCCCTCTTCCACGGTGAGGTTTGCACGTGGGCAGGACGAGCAGGAGGCGGGCAGCTCCCAGCGCAGGTGCAAAGGCAGCTGTGTTTCtcgtttcccttcaagaagcccaCAGAGGCACACCTCTCCCAGTCTGGGCACTACGCTCCTGCTGGGAAAGCTCAGAATTCACTTGGGCTTCCTGGACCCTGAGAAAGTTGGCCCAGGGCAGGAGGGGAGCCCTCTCATCACCCCTCCTCCTGGCCACCCTGCTGGCTCCTGCACCCCCCACTTTGCACCCCCACCCCTACCAATGCTCAGCGCCCCAGGCATGAACGCGTTCCAGGACTCCCCCCTCCAGGGGCTCAATGGGGAAGGGGGCCTGACTCATCCTCCTGCAGAGCAGCACAGGCACCAGGCACCACAGCCCGCCAATTTCCAGCTTGCTCGCCGAGCGCCGTGATTTTCCACTTGCGCCATCTGATTGCTATTAGGGCTGGGGAAAAGGGAATTCCTGGTTCCATAAGCCCCCAGGGGGCCCATGCCGAGTCCcgggtgggaggggggaggggtgcCGCTTGGGCGGTGCTGCCCACCTCTGCCAATTCTGCGCTGCCCCTCCATGGAGCCCTCGCCCTGCTGCCCCCCACCGCTCTGTATCAGCCCTGAGTAAATTAAAACAACGGGGTGGGGCCTAGCCCCTCCTGGGCCAGCCTGCCCCGAAATGCCCACTGGGGGCAGACCAAAGGCGCCAGGCAAGTGTACAGCCGGTGCTCCCTCTCCTGGGCAGCCTTACCGAGCAGCAGAATGCGAGGGAGATGAACAGCTGGACTCGGGCAGCAGTGCTCGGGCCAACGTGACGTCACCAGGCGGAGAGATGAGTTCCCGGTGGGGCTCTGGGGGGGCTCCTGAGCGGGGCATTCCTTCCTGAAGCCTCATCCCTGCTCagcccctcctcctgctcccctcccctccccctcctgccGGGCCAGGAATTGGGTTTGGGGCGGGTTCTGCTTCCAAAGCCATCTCTTCCAGCAGGCGAGGGCTCTACTCTGAGCTCGCATTTTCCGAGGCTCCGGCCGTGCTCGTGCTCGGCGCTGGCCTGCTGCCCCGGCGGGTCGGTCGGCCGGAGGCGGGAGCCACAGGAAGAGCCCTCCACAAAAGGAGGCCTCTGCGGACCAGGACAGCTGCAGGTAGCTCCAGGGGCCCAGGGTCCAGGGGAGGGTGTTCCAGCAACCGGGGCTGCAGGGTGAGGGCCAGGCAGGGAAGGAAAATGACGCGGGCACCGTCGGGGCAGAGAGGTGGACGCTGTCAGGGCAGGCAGCTCCCAGAAATCCTGAGGCCCCAAGCAGAGAGCCCTGAGACCCCAGAGAGGCTGTCACCCACTGGAGAAGCTCCCCTGCAACTCCTGAGGCTCCAGGGTTCCTGGGCCATGGAGGAACTTTAAAAGTCTCCCTCCTGTGGCAGGACCTGACCCCTCCCAGCTGGCCTCACCCCCAGCCCCACTGTCCAGCTCCTGCTCTGTGCTGCTGGGGATGAGGACTCCCTCTtggtccctcccccaacctcaCTGGCCATTCAAGCATGCATTCGAGAGGGGCTGGAAGGGAACACCCAGCAGGCAGTGTCCCACACACAGGGAGATGGCTCCCCCTGCTCTCAGCCCTGGGGTGCACACGGGGGGTTCGTGTGGGCAGCCACAGGATGTTGGAGCTGCAGTCCCACCTTCTCCCAGGCCAGCGGCCTGATGAAGCTGTTGGCCTTGGATGGAGGCAGTTCCTGGAATGATCTGCAAGGTCTCAGTCCCCCCAGACAAGCCTCTTCAATCCAAGCTGTTAAGCAGGGCACTCCAGGCCTGGAGTGAGGAAAACAGAGGCTCTGTGCCTCGGGAGCGGGAGCGAGACAGGCCCCTCTGATGGCAGCCCAAGCGGCTAAGGAAAGGGGCTGGGACAGCCCCAGGCACGTCGGGGCTGGGTCATGGTGGGGTAGGggtgaagggagaggaggagctTCCTGCGGGCAAGGCTGCAGGAGGCTGACAGGTAGCCAGGCCACCCTTGGGCTTGCTCCGAGGGGAGGGTCAGGTGTGAGCTGCACTGGCAGCTTTTTTGAGTCAGCTTCAGTAGACACTAGTTCTGTCATAGCCCAGATCCCACCCAGAGgaacacacgtacacatgcactcACACGCTCGCTCGCCCCATACACGTTTCACACACATGTCCTTTAATATGGCCCATCTGGGGTCCACTGGCTTCTAGATCTTTCTGTGCATGAGTGAAATTGCTTTTCAGGTTGTCCCTGGCAGGACAAGGACAAACGCACAGGACACCCACATAATGGAGGGAAGCAGATGGTAGAGAGGGGAGCTGGGGGCCCCCACTGCATGCCCAGCTGCAGCGTGGGGGGGGCCCCAGCCCACTGCCTTTGGGGTACTAGTTGGCTGTGGCTGGGGTCTAGCCTGGCCGGGGTGAATGGATGAGGCTCCTGTGAGTCAGGACATCCCTGGAAACAAGGCTGGGGGCCCAGACCTGGGGTGGTGGGTGTCGAGAAGGGCCACCAAAAAGAGTAAGGGCAATGGAGAGAGCTTGGGGGCTCTTACCAGGCGCCCGGAAGGATGAGGGCAGGTGGTAGGTCTGGGGTTGCAGGGCAGGAAAGTTCGGACAGGCCCCAGAGTGTGGAGAAGGTACGGCCTGTCTGTGGCAATGGCACAGTGGCCCAACTGGAGTCCAAGGAGGGAGACTAAAGTGACACAGGTCACAGCACCAGCTATCTGCAAGCCCAATGCACACACATCAGCAACGCACTGGCTCACTCCGGCACATGGGGCACCCCGAAGACCCCAGGCTGAGTCACCCGTAGGCCAGGCACAGGTGCCCGCAAACGCCCCTTGAAGGCCCAGAGCGGCGCGGTCCGGCTGCGCGGGGCCGAGGGGACCCAGGCCACTGGGTGGGACGGGTCCTGCGAGCGGCCCCTGGGGCTGCACTTGCGCCACCAGCTCCGGGAGGCCAAGGGTTAAAGAGGGGGCGGGCCACACGCGCAGACGGCCACCTCTTCCAGCCAATGGTGGGCGCGGAGGCAAGGGGCACGGCCCGCCCCCAGGCGGGAGgagtgggcggcgggcgggggcgCGTGGCTGGCTGAGGCCGGGCGGACCTGCTCGGCACAGAGGAAAGAATTTCCGGGGAGTTGAGCCGAGCGGGCTGCCTAGCTCTCCCCTTGGGAAAGGAGGGGCCCGGCAGCCTGCGACCCGAGCTGTGCCCAGCAAGTCCCTTCTCCGCTcatagcctcagtttcccccccAGTACAGCAGGGAGTAATAGATGCTTCTCTGCGGGGAAGGGGGACAGGGCTCCACGGAGAGAAGCTTCCTCCAAGGGGGAAGCTCAGGTTGGGGGACAGGGATCAATTCCAGAGgacccaaggcaggcagacccaTGAGATCTGGCCGGCCAAGGTGGACCGGCCTCCAGCAGGGTCGCCCCCCTCCCTAGGCCTCCATTGGCAACCTTAGGGTGGGTGCAGCTTCCCCTCCTTAGGCCAGCAGCCCCTCCCTACGGCAGCTGCTCGAGACACAAATCTGCAAAGCTGCAGGGCATGGCATGGCTCTGGGTGTGCCTTTGGGCAGGTGACTTCACCTTCTAAGCTCAGGAGCGCCCATCAAAGGGGCATGAGGATACCTGGCCCCTAGCTGGTCATGAGGACCAAACCAGATGATGGGTGTAGGCCGGCTGGCAGGGTAAGTGGTGGTGACAGTGACGCTGATGACCGGGCTGTCTTGCCTCTCAGGCACTGTAGGGGAAAGGCCAGGTGCCTTAGCATGTTACAAACACCGGCTCAGCCAGAGCCCTCCTCCTCCAGCAGGTCCCCCCTGCCAGAAATgatccctcttccctcttcccctgcTCCTCCTTCTGGGACCGACTGCTGGGAAACCCGTGTCCCACACCAGGCAGGGCACAAAGGAAGTGCCCCAAAAATGTGTGTGGGTAAATAAAGGTATGTCTCCAAAAGCAGCCTGGCCCCAGAACT
This portion of the Macaca mulatta isolate MMU2019108-1 chromosome 14, T2T-MMU8v2.0, whole genome shotgun sequence genome encodes:
- the LOC114672218 gene encoding uncharacterized protein LOC114672218 isoform X1; the encoded protein is MSQAPFPIEPLEGGVLERVHAWGAEHCRSVVPRLGEVCLCGLLEGKRETQLPLHLRWELPASCSSCPRANLTVEEGVSRCFPHDPAGLLGCFCCLRLPCCSLDKGAGVNQSLWPSAASTILSKDCSYFLSTAGCQALWSALMNRTGEVPALRELMSNREADQVKGNTVKRTCNEEDPENM
- the LOC114672218 gene encoding uncharacterized protein LOC114672218 isoform X2; the protein is MSQAPFPIEPLEGGVLERVHAWGAEHWCFCCLRLPCCSLDKGAGVNQSLWPSAASTILSKDCSYFLSTAGCQALWSALMNRTGEVPALRELMSNREADQVKGNTVKRTCNEEDPENM